The Streptomyces cyanogenus DNA segment CCGGGGCCGAAGGTGGGCGCCGCGGCCGCCGGGCCGGCCGGGAGCAGGGCGCTCACCAGCCCCGCCGCCAGCAGGGCCGCGCCGCGTCTGACCGGTCCTGTGCTCATCCACGCCTCTTCCCGTGTCGTGTCGAGTGCGTTGCCGGCACGAGTGCGATGTGCCTTCGCCTGTGCGGGAGTTGACCGATACCGACGGAAAAGCGCCAGGGCGGGTTTCCGCCAACCTCGGTGGAAGTCCCGCACCGCACCTTCGGATGTGTGACTCGCGTAGCACCGTCCGTAACATGGGAGGTGGTCACTGGTCGGTTACTACGGGGGAGCGAGCGCCACGATGGACGGGTTGGTCGAGTTCAGGACCGAGGACGGTGCGCTCGTCGTGGTGGAGGGCGTCGGCACCAGATCGGGGGCCCGCCTCGTCTCGCGTGGCGACGGACCGGCGCAGGCCGCGCGCACCTTCGAGGGCGCGCTGGACGGCGTGCGGGCGGCGGCGGCCGCCGCGCTGCGGGTCTTCCGGGACGGCAGTCTGCGGCCCGACGCGGTGGAGATCGAGTTCGGGGTGCGGCTCTCGGCGGAGGCCGGTGCGGTCATCGCGAAGGGCTCTGCGGAGGGCCATCTGGTCGTCAAGCTCAGCTGGTCCCCCGGACAGCAGCCGGAGCAGACCGCTCAGGGACCGCACGGGCGGGCCGTATCCGGGCAGGACGCGTCCGTGCTGAACGGGCAGGCGCCGGCCGTCCCCGGTCAGACGGCGCCCGGCGACACCGCGCCCGGACGGACGGCGCCCGGTGAGACCGCGCCCGGCCGGCCGGTGCCCGGTCAGACCATGCCCGGCCGGACCGCGCCGGAGGCGGCCGGTCCCGACCCGGAGCCCGCCGACCGGTGATGCACAGCGCCGCCTGGCACGCCCGCATCGCCTGTGGCGACGAGGTGGGGGCCGGATTCCTGGTCACCGGCCGCCGGGTGCTCACCTGTGCCCATGTCGTCAGGTGGAGCGACCGGGCGGCGGTGACCGTGAGCTTCCCGCACGCCCGGGAGCTGGGCGAGCTGCCCGCCTCGGTCGTCGCCCACGGCGGCTGGGCGGGCGAGGTCACCGACCCCGGCGACGTCGCCGTACTCGAACTGGACCGTGACGTCCCGCTCGCCCCGGCCGGTTTCGCGTCGCCCGACGCCGCGTACACCGAGCCGTACCCCAAACTGGTCGCGTACGGCTTCCCCGAGGGCTACGACGAGGGCACGCTCGCCGAATACCAGGCCGTCTCGGCCCAGTTGATCGCCGGCGAGTGGCTGGAACTGGTGGCCTGGAACGGGCACGGGCAGCCGCTCGTGGCCGGGTTCAGCGGTGCCGCGGCGGCGCTGCCGGACGGCAGGGTGGCCGGCATGATCACGGCGGCCTCGGGCTCCCCGGACGTGCGCAAGGGCCGGATGCTGCCGCTGGACGTGCTGGCCCGGTACTGGCCCGAGCTGGGCGAGCTGGTGCCCACCCCGGGCCACCGCGACGACGCCCGCCGGCGGCTGTACGCCCTGCTGCGCCGGGCCGCGGCCGGCACCGGGCCGGTGTGCGATCCGAACCGGCTGTACGTGGACGCGGTGGGCGCCTTCGGTCCGGCGCTGCCCGCGGGCGGCTTCCCCTCCCTGTGGGCGGCCGCCGCCTACGTGCAGTGGGAGGTCCCGGACCCGGAGGCGGTGAGCCGGTTCGCCGACCGGCTGCACGAACTGCTGGACGGAACCCCGGCGTTACGGCCCCCGGCGGCTCCCGTGCCGTCCGGCGCGGAGGCCCCGCCGGCCTGGTCCCCGGTGGTCGTCGAGATCGACCACAGCGGCGCCGGTCCCGACCAGGTGACCGTGGAGGTGTCCGCGTACCGCGACGGCCGGCGCCGGCCGGTGGGCGCCCGCCGGCTGCCGCGGACCGCGGTGCGGTCCTACGTCCAGCAGCGCATCGACGAGGCCGTCGCGCATCTCGCCCCGGACGCCGACGAACTGGTCACGTTCGTCCTGCCGCGCGAGTGGCTCAACGAGGCCGTGGCGCACTGGGAGTGCGGCGCGGACGACAGCACGCCCCTGGGCTGCGCCTATCCCCTGGTGGTGACCGACCGCGCGCGGCACCACAGCGGCCGGCTGCGCCACCAGCTGCGCAAGAAGTGGCAGAGGCTGGACTCCGGCCGGACGGTCGAGGTGCACCGCGTCGAGTGCGGCACCCGGGAGCGCCCCCCGAGCCTGCGCAAACGGCTGTGGGACGGCGACGCCGGACTGGCGGGCTACGCGGCCCCGCCCACGGTCGCCCGGCAGCACTTCGAGGTCGGGCTCACCGTGCCCGTCCCCGTCCTGCTGTGGCCCCGGAGCGGCTCTCCCTGCCCCGGGCACGAGGACGAGCCCTGCCCCGGCACCGTCTTCCTCGACCAGCTCACCACCGCGATCGCCGACGTCCCGCCCGCCGAACTCCCCCGGCACATCCTGTCGTTGCGGATGACCGCGGACGCCGCCGACGAGCCCGACCTGCACTGGGCGAGGGACCTCCAGCTGCTCTGGGACGACCCGCGCTGCTTCCCCGAGACCACCGCGAGCCTGCACTCCCCCGTCGCCTGACCGACCGCACGACCCCCACGGAGAAGAAGAGCCCATGCCCCTGTGGCCCGTCTACACCGGTACGAACGAGCCGCACGACGGCATCGCGAAGCTGCCCCCGCCGCCGCCCTGGCGGGCCTTCGACGGCGGGCCGGTGCTCCCCGCGCCGGACGCGGCCGCCGACACCTCCGCCGTCTCGCCCGACCGTACCCACCGCGCCGAGACGTACCAGGCCACGGAGGAGACGGTCCAGCTGGTCAACGCGGCCCTGTACCTGCGCCGTCCGCTGCTGGTCACCGGCCCGCCCGGCACCGGCAAGTCCTCCCTCGTGTACGCGGTCGCCCGCGAGCTGCGGCTCGGCCCGGTGCTGCGCTGGAACATCACCAGCCGCAGCACCCTCCACGACGGCCTCTACCAGTACGACCCGCTCTCCCGGCTGTACGCGGCCCGCCAGGACGCCGCCCGGCCGGAGGGCGCGGAGGGCACCGCCGACCGGTCGGGCATCGAGCACCATCTGCGCCTCGGCCCGCTCGGCACCGCCCTGCTGCCCTACGAACGTCCCCGCGCCCTGCTCATCGACGAGATCGACAAGAGCGACCTCGACCTGCCCAACGACCTGCTGAACGTGCTGGAGGAGGGCCAGTACGAGATTCCCGAACTGGTGCGCGCCGCACGGCTCACCCCGGACGGCGTCGCCGAGGTGCTGGCCGACGGCACCGACGAGCGGGTCCCGGTGGCCCGCGGCCGGGTCCGCTGCCGCGCCTTCCCCTTCGTCGTCCTCACCAGCAACGGCGAGCGCGAGTTCCCGCCCGCCTTCCTGCGCCGCTGCGTCACCCTGCACCTGCGGCAGCCGGACGACCGGCACCTCGCCGAGATCGTCCGCGCCCACCTGGGCGAACCGGACGCCTACGCGCGCACCCTGATCGAGCGTTTCCTGTCCCGGTCGGGCGTCGGCGACCTGGCCACCGACCAGCTCCTCAACGCGATCTACCTGGCCCGCTCCGCCGACCTGGACGCCGAGTCCCTCGACCGGCTGGCCGAGCAGCTGATGCCCTACCTGGGGCAGACCGCGCAGACCGATGTCTTCTGAACCCGCCGAGGTCGCCGCGCCCGCCGCGCCCTCGGGTGCCCCCGATCCCCTGGTCCGCCTGGCCGACGTCCTGGCCGAGGCGGCCCACGGCGTGCGCCCGACCCCCCGGGAACTGGCCGAAGTGCTGTGGCTGGCCCGGCACATGGGTCCCGACGCCGGCGAGCCCGACGCCACCGGGTACGACAGCACCCCCGGGCAGGCGGCCCCGGCGCCCGAAGCAGCCCTGCCCCCGCCACCCCGGGAGACGGCACCGGAGCCGGCCCCGCCGCCCGAGCCGCGCCGCGCCGCCCGGCCGCCCTCGCGCGTCCCCCTGCACCTGCCCTCCCGCCGCCCCGCCGCGGCGGCGGACCGGTCCCACACCGCGCTGCTGGCCCCGGCGCCCCCGATGCTGCGCCACCGGCTCGCGCTGCAACGCGCCCTGCGCCCGCTGGCCCGCCGTATCGACGCGCCCGTGGGTCACGAGCTGGACGAGCCGGCCACCGCCGACCGCATCGCCCGGCTGGGCGCCGACCCCACGTGGTGGCTGCCGGTGCTGCGCCCCGCCCGGGAGCGCTGGCTGCGGCTGAACCTGGTGTACGACGCCGGCCCCACCATGCCGGTGTGGCGTCCCCTGATCCGCGAACTGCACACGGTGCTGGCCCAGTCGGGCGCGTTCCGCACGGTCACCCTGTACCGGGCCGCCGCCGACGGCACCGTGCACGGCCCCGACGCCCACGAGCCCGCCGACGGCCGCACGGTCACGCTCCTGATCAGCGACTGCATGGGCCCGCAGTGGCGGGAGGGCCCCGCGGGCACCCTGTGGTACGCCACCCTGCACCGCTGGGCCCGCCGGATGCCCCTGGCCGTCGTCCAGCCGCTCCCGGAACGCCTGTGGCGGGACACCGCCCTGCCCACCACTCCCGGCACCCTGTCCGCCCCGCACCCCGCCGCCCCCACGGCCACGCTCACGTTCACCCCGTACGAGCGCCACGAGCCGCACGAAGGACATGAGGAGCAGGTGGCCGAGGTGCCCGCCGGTGTCGTTCCGCTCCCGGTGCTGGAGCCGGGGCCGGGGTGGCTGGCGCACTGGGCCGCGCTGCTGACCACGCAGGGCGGCACGGGCGTCCCCGGCGCGGTCGCCGGGCTGGTCCGTCCGCTGCCTGCGGACGCCGAGGACCGGACGGACGTCGGACGGCTGTCCGCCGAGGAGCTGGTGCTGCGGTTCCGGGCGACCGCCTCGCCCGAGGCGTTCCGGCTGGCCGGCCATCTCGCGGTGGGCCGCCCCGACCTGCCGGTCATGCGGCTGGTCCAGGCGGCGGTCGAACCGGATCCGCGCCCGCAGCACCTGGCCGAGGTGATCGTGAGCGGCATGCTCACCGCCGTCCCGGGCGGCCCGCCCGGCTCCTACGCCTTCCGGGACGGCGTACGGGAGCTGCTCCTGCTCGGCCTGCCCCGCACGGACCGCAACCGCACCAGCGAACTCCTGGAGCGCATGGGCGAGTTCATCGACCGCAGGGCGGGCCGGGCGCCGGGCGAGTTCCGTGCGGCGGTCCCGGCGGCCCGCGGCGCGGGAACGGGCGCGGAGGACGACCCGTTCGCCACGGTCAGCGAGGACAGCGTGCGGCGGCTGTCGACGGCGGATGCCGGGGGTCTGTTCGCGGGGCGGTACCTGCCGGTGCGGCGGATCGAGGGCACCGGCTGGTTCGCCCGGGACGCGCAGCAGGGAGACGCCCTCGTCGTGCTGCACCGGTACCCGGCGCAACGCTCCCCCGCCGCCTTCACGGACCTGTGCCGGCGGCTGGCCGAGGTGCGTCACCCCCGGATCGCGCGGATCCTCGACCACGGCTTCGGCGACGGGGTCCCCTACCTGGTGCGGGAGTACGTCGACGGTCAGACGCTGCACCGGCGCCTGGCGGAGGCCGGGGGCAGCCTGCCCGCCGGCGAAGTCGCCGCCCTGCTGCCGAAGCTGGCCGAGGCGGCCCTCGCGCTGTACACGGCCAGGACGCCGCTGGGAGTGTTCGGCACCCGCTCGGTGGTCCTCACGCCCGACGGGCCGGTCCTGACCTGTCTGGACTCGGCACCGCTGGACCACGGCAGCCGTGAGAAGGCCCTGCAGGCGCTCGGAGAGATCGCGCGGACCCTGCACGACGCCCTCGCCGGCGAACCGGGCGCCGAGCTGGACGCGGCCGTCACCGCGATGCTCTCCGGCAGCCCGGAGAGCCTGCGGCGCGGCGTCGAGCGGCTTCTCGCCCTGCTCTCCCGTCAGGTCCCCCTGCGCTTCTCCCTCCTCGGCCCGCTCCAGGTCACCCGCGACGGCCGCCCGCTCCCCGTCGGCGACCCGCACGACCGAGCCGTCCTGTGCATGCTGCTGCTGCGGCAGGGCCGGCCCGCCACCGGGGAGGAACTGGCCGCCGGGCTCTCGGACGGCCCCGGGTCCGGCGCCCGCTCCCCGGACACGTCCCTCACCCGGCTGCGCCACCTCCTCGGCCCGGACGTCCTGACCGCCGACGACACCGGGTACGCCCTGCGCGCCCCCGACGACGTCGACGTCTTCCGCTTCCGCCGGCTGGCCGCCGAGGCCACGGAGGCAAGGGACGCCGGAGAGCCGTCACGAGCCCGTCGACTCGCGCACACGGCGCTGGAGCTGTGGCGGGGCCAGCCGCTGACCGGTGTGCCGGGCCCGGCCGCACGGGTCGCCCGGGCGGAGCTGGAGGCGCTCCGCGACACGCTCCGGGCGATCCTCCTCGGCACGGTCCCCGCCACGGCCGGGGCTCCCGTCGCCCACCCGGAGATCCACTTCACCGCCGAGGACCTCACCGGCCGCCCGGAAGCCCGCATCACCCTCGAAGCCGCGGTGCACGAGGTCCTCGCGCGCGGCTCCCTCAGCCCCCGCCAGTACGAGGTGCACGTCCGCCCGGACGGCTACCTGGTGCGCACCGAGCCCGGCGCCTACCTGCTGCCCCTGCTCGTCGCGGTGCTGCGCGAACTCCCGCACGCGCTGACCCGGCTGACCCGTCCACCGCGGCTCGGGGTCACGTTCGGGCAGCCGCCGGCCCGGCCGCCGGAGGCAACCGCGGACGCCGTGGTCGTCGTACCGCCCGCGCTGTACGACGACTTCGCCGCCAGCTCGGCCGCCCGGCGCTCCCCGCGTTTCCGCCCGCTGTTCGCCGACAGTGCCCCGGACAGCCCGCCGGCCGCGTGGTACTGCCTGCTGGGGGCGGGGGCCGCGGAGCCCGCGGAGCGGGACCTGGTGCAGGGCCCGTTCATCGCGCACGACCTGCACGAGCTGGGCGTTCCCACCCCGGGGCGGACGGCCGTCGTCCACACGCGGCCCGGCGGACCGCTCACGCTGCTCGACCCGATCCAGCCGTACGGCACGCGGCCGCCCCGCCCCGAGACGTACTACTCGGTCGACCTCACCCCGCACGAGACCCGTCACCTGGTGTCCCTGCCGAGTTCCGGCAAGGGCGCGTTCCAGGCCGCGGTGAAGCTGTCCTGGCGGGTCGACGACCCGGTGGCCTTCGTCCGCGCCGAGGTCACCGGGGTCTCCGGGCTGCTGCTGGAGCACCTGCGCGGCGCGGCGGCCCCCGTCACCCTGCGCTATCCGCTGCGCCGGGCGGGCGCGGCCCAGCGGGCGGTGAACGCGGCGGTGGACGACTGGCCGGTGCCGGGGCTGACGGTGTCGTACAGCGTGCAGCTGGTCCCCGAGTGGGCGCCCGCGCCGGCCGCGGAGCCGCCGGTCCCGTCGCGGCGGCGGCTGTCGGCCCTCCTCGCCGACGCCGAGACGGTGCTGATCGGCTTCGACGGCCCCCTCGCCCGGCTGTTCCCCGCGCAGACGGCGCGGGAGGCCGTGCTCGACCTGCTGTCGATCGTGGCCGATCACCGCGATCCGCAGGACGCGGCGGCGGGCCGGCCGCTGCCCGTCGTGGGCACGTCCGGCCGGGAGGCGTTCACGCATCCGCTGGACCTGCTGCGCGCCTTCGCCCACGACCGGCTCGGCCCCCTGCTGCGGGCGCGGCTGGACGAGCTGGAGTTGCGGGCCGTGCCCGACGCGCCGACGACGCACCGCTCCCTCGCGCTGGTGCGTGCCCTGCACCGGTCCGGCCGCCGGGTCAGCGTGGTGACGGACGTGTCCACCGC contains these protein-coding regions:
- a CDS encoding CU044_2847 family protein, whose protein sequence is MDGLVEFRTEDGALVVVEGVGTRSGARLVSRGDGPAQAARTFEGALDGVRAAAAAALRVFRDGSLRPDAVEIEFGVRLSAEAGAVIAKGSAEGHLVVKLSWSPGQQPEQTAQGPHGRAVSGQDASVLNGQAPAVPGQTAPGDTAPGRTAPGETAPGRPVPGQTMPGRTAPEAAGPDPEPADR
- a CDS encoding trypsin-like peptidase domain-containing protein → MHSAAWHARIACGDEVGAGFLVTGRRVLTCAHVVRWSDRAAVTVSFPHARELGELPASVVAHGGWAGEVTDPGDVAVLELDRDVPLAPAGFASPDAAYTEPYPKLVAYGFPEGYDEGTLAEYQAVSAQLIAGEWLELVAWNGHGQPLVAGFSGAAAALPDGRVAGMITAASGSPDVRKGRMLPLDVLARYWPELGELVPTPGHRDDARRRLYALLRRAAAGTGPVCDPNRLYVDAVGAFGPALPAGGFPSLWAAAAYVQWEVPDPEAVSRFADRLHELLDGTPALRPPAAPVPSGAEAPPAWSPVVVEIDHSGAGPDQVTVEVSAYRDGRRRPVGARRLPRTAVRSYVQQRIDEAVAHLAPDADELVTFVLPREWLNEAVAHWECGADDSTPLGCAYPLVVTDRARHHSGRLRHQLRKKWQRLDSGRTVEVHRVECGTRERPPSLRKRLWDGDAGLAGYAAPPTVARQHFEVGLTVPVPVLLWPRSGSPCPGHEDEPCPGTVFLDQLTTAIADVPPAELPRHILSLRMTADAADEPDLHWARDLQLLWDDPRCFPETTASLHSPVA
- a CDS encoding AAA family ATPase, with product MPLWPVYTGTNEPHDGIAKLPPPPPWRAFDGGPVLPAPDAAADTSAVSPDRTHRAETYQATEETVQLVNAALYLRRPLLVTGPPGTGKSSLVYAVARELRLGPVLRWNITSRSTLHDGLYQYDPLSRLYAARQDAARPEGAEGTADRSGIEHHLRLGPLGTALLPYERPRALLIDEIDKSDLDLPNDLLNVLEEGQYEIPELVRAARLTPDGVAEVLADGTDERVPVARGRVRCRAFPFVVLTSNGEREFPPAFLRRCVTLHLRQPDDRHLAEIVRAHLGEPDAYARTLIERFLSRSGVGDLATDQLLNAIYLARSADLDAESLDRLAEQLMPYLGQTAQTDVF
- a CDS encoding SAV_2336 N-terminal domain-related protein, with protein sequence MSSEPAEVAAPAAPSGAPDPLVRLADVLAEAAHGVRPTPRELAEVLWLARHMGPDAGEPDATGYDSTPGQAAPAPEAALPPPPRETAPEPAPPPEPRRAARPPSRVPLHLPSRRPAAAADRSHTALLAPAPPMLRHRLALQRALRPLARRIDAPVGHELDEPATADRIARLGADPTWWLPVLRPARERWLRLNLVYDAGPTMPVWRPLIRELHTVLAQSGAFRTVTLYRAAADGTVHGPDAHEPADGRTVTLLISDCMGPQWREGPAGTLWYATLHRWARRMPLAVVQPLPERLWRDTALPTTPGTLSAPHPAAPTATLTFTPYERHEPHEGHEEQVAEVPAGVVPLPVLEPGPGWLAHWAALLTTQGGTGVPGAVAGLVRPLPADAEDRTDVGRLSAEELVLRFRATASPEAFRLAGHLAVGRPDLPVMRLVQAAVEPDPRPQHLAEVIVSGMLTAVPGGPPGSYAFRDGVRELLLLGLPRTDRNRTSELLERMGEFIDRRAGRAPGEFRAAVPAARGAGTGAEDDPFATVSEDSVRRLSTADAGGLFAGRYLPVRRIEGTGWFARDAQQGDALVVLHRYPAQRSPAAFTDLCRRLAEVRHPRIARILDHGFGDGVPYLVREYVDGQTLHRRLAEAGGSLPAGEVAALLPKLAEAALALYTARTPLGVFGTRSVVLTPDGPVLTCLDSAPLDHGSREKALQALGEIARTLHDALAGEPGAELDAAVTAMLSGSPESLRRGVERLLALLSRQVPLRFSLLGPLQVTRDGRPLPVGDPHDRAVLCMLLLRQGRPATGEELAAGLSDGPGSGARSPDTSLTRLRHLLGPDVLTADDTGYALRAPDDVDVFRFRRLAAEATEARDAGEPSRARRLAHTALELWRGQPLTGVPGPAARVARAELEALRDTLRAILLGTVPATAGAPVAHPEIHFTAEDLTGRPEARITLEAAVHEVLARGSLSPRQYEVHVRPDGYLVRTEPGAYLLPLLVAVLRELPHALTRLTRPPRLGVTFGQPPARPPEATADAVVVVPPALYDDFAASSAARRSPRFRPLFADSAPDSPPAAWYCLLGAGAAEPAERDLVQGPFIAHDLHELGVPTPGRTAVVHTRPGGPLTLLDPIQPYGTRPPRPETYYSVDLTPHETRHLVSLPSSGKGAFQAAVKLSWRVDDPVAFVRAEVTGVSGLLLEHLRGAAAPVTLRYPLRRAGAAQRAVNAAVDDWPVPGLTVSYSVQLVPEWAPAPAAEPPVPSRRRLSALLADAETVLIGFDGPLARLFPAQTAREAVLDLLSIVADHRDPQDAAAGRPLPVVGTSGREAFTHPLDLLRAFAHDRLGPLLRARLDELELRAVPDAPTTHRSLALVRALHRSGRRVSVVTDVSTAALHRCLEPYRLPLAGVHGRRHDLSLLTPHPDCLLRALRARGTPARSAVLISSSVAELTAAQQLGLRFIGYAPGAAGRRSLREGGSEVTVSSLEPLVEAARAR